One region of Streptomyces davaonensis JCM 4913 genomic DNA includes:
- the secE gene encoding preprotein translocase subunit SecE: MTDAVGSIDMPDAQDEAPDSKKKTRKGGKRAKKGPLKRLALFYRQIVAELRKVVWPTRSQLTTYTTVVIVFVVIMIGLVTVIDYGLDHAAKYVFG, translated from the coding sequence GTGACGGACGCCGTGGGCTCCATCGACATGCCTGATGCCCAGGACGAGGCGCCGGATTCCAAGAAGAAGACCCGCAAGGGCGGTAAGCGTGCCAAGAAGGGCCCGCTGAAGCGTCTTGCCCTCTTCTACCGGCAGATCGTCGCCGAGCTTCGCAAGGTCGTCTGGCCGACGCGCAGTCAGCTGACGACTTACACGACCGTGGTGATTGTCTTTGTCGTCATCATGATCGGCCTGGTGACCGTGATTGACTATGGGCTCGACCACGCCGCCAAGTACGTCTTCGGCTGA
- a CDS encoding pyridoxal phosphate-dependent aminotransferase has protein sequence MSAATPPTERRVSARVGAISESATLAVDAKAKALKAAGRPVIGFGAGEPDFPTPDYIVEAAIEACKNPKYHRYTPAGGLPELKAAIAAKTLRDSGYEPDVSQILVTNGGKQAIYEAFAAILDPGDEVIVPAPYWTTYPESIRLAGGVPVDVVADETTDYRVSVEQLEAARTEKTKVVLFVSPSNPTGAVYSEAETEAIGRWAVEHGLWVMTDEIYEHLVYGDAAAVSLPGLLPELRDKCVVVNGVAKTYAMTGWRVGWVIGPKDVVKAATNLQSHATSNVSNVAQVAALAAVSGDLDAVAKMREAFDRRRRTIVRMLNEIDGVVCPEPEGAFYAYPSVKGLLGKEIRGKRPQSSVELAELILEEAEVAVVPGEAFGTPGYLRLSYALGDEDLVEGVSRIQKLLAEAK, from the coding sequence ATGAGCGCTGCAACCCCTCCCACCGAGCGCCGGGTCTCCGCCCGAGTCGGCGCGATCTCCGAGTCCGCCACCCTCGCCGTGGACGCCAAGGCCAAGGCCCTCAAGGCCGCCGGGCGTCCGGTGATCGGCTTCGGCGCCGGTGAGCCCGACTTCCCGACGCCCGACTACATCGTCGAGGCCGCCATCGAGGCGTGCAAGAACCCCAAGTACCACCGCTACACCCCGGCCGGCGGTCTGCCCGAGCTGAAGGCCGCGATCGCCGCGAAGACGCTGCGCGACTCCGGCTATGAGCCCGACGTCTCGCAGATCCTGGTCACCAACGGCGGCAAGCAGGCCATCTACGAGGCCTTCGCCGCGATCCTCGACCCGGGCGACGAGGTCATCGTCCCGGCGCCGTACTGGACGACGTACCCGGAGTCCATCCGCCTGGCCGGCGGTGTCCCGGTCGACGTCGTCGCGGACGAGACGACCGACTACCGCGTCTCCGTGGAGCAGCTGGAGGCCGCGCGCACGGAGAAGACCAAGGTCGTCCTCTTCGTGTCGCCGTCCAACCCGACCGGCGCCGTCTACAGCGAGGCCGAGACCGAGGCGATCGGCCGCTGGGCCGTCGAGCACGGCCTGTGGGTGATGACGGACGAGATCTACGAGCACCTGGTGTACGGCGACGCCGCCGCGGTCTCCCTGCCGGGGCTGCTGCCCGAGCTGCGCGACAAGTGCGTCGTGGTCAACGGTGTCGCCAAGACCTACGCCATGACCGGCTGGCGGGTGGGCTGGGTCATCGGCCCGAAGGACGTCGTCAAGGCCGCGACCAACCTCCAGTCGCACGCGACGTCGAACGTCTCGAACGTGGCGCAGGTGGCCGCGCTCGCCGCCGTCTCCGGTGACCTGGACGCGGTCGCGAAGATGCGCGAGGCCTTCGACCGCCGCCGCAGGACGATCGTGCGGATGCTCAACGAGATCGACGGCGTGGTCTGCCCGGAGCCCGAGGGCGCCTTCTACGCGTACCCGTCGGTCAAGGGCCTGCTGGGCAAGGAGATCCGCGGCAAGCGTCCGCAGAGCAGCGTGGAGCTGGCCGAGCTGATCCTGGAGGAGGCCGAGGTCGCGGTCGTCCCGGGCGAGGCCTTCGGCACGCCGGGCTATCTGCGGCTGTCGTACGCGCTCGGTGACGAGGACCTCGTCGAGGGCGTCAGCCGGATCCAGAAGCTGCTGGCCGAGGCCAAGTAG
- the rplK gene encoding 50S ribosomal protein L11, whose amino-acid sequence MPPKKKKVTGLIKLQIQAGAANPAPPVGPALGQHGVNIMEFCKAYNAATESQRGWVIPVEITVYEDRSFTFVTKTPPAAKMILKAAGVEKGSGEPHKTKVAKITEAQVREIATTKMPDLNANDLDAASKIIAGTARSMGITVEG is encoded by the coding sequence ATGCCTCCCAAGAAGAAGAAGGTCACGGGGCTCATCAAGCTCCAGATCCAGGCCGGTGCCGCCAACCCGGCTCCGCCGGTCGGCCCCGCGCTGGGTCAGCACGGCGTCAACATCATGGAGTTCTGCAAGGCCTACAACGCCGCGACCGAGTCGCAGCGCGGTTGGGTCATCCCGGTGGAGATCACGGTCTACGAGGACCGTTCCTTCACCTTCGTGACCAAGACGCCGCCGGCCGCCAAGATGATCCTCAAGGCCGCGGGCGTGGAGAAGGGCTCCGGCGAGCCGCACAAGACCAAGGTCGCCAAGATCACCGAGGCGCAGGTCCGCGAGATCGCCACCACGAAGATGCCCGACCTCAACGCCAATGACCTGGACGCCGCGTCCAAGATCATCGCCGGCACCGCCCGTTCCATGGGCATCACGGTCGAGGGCTGA
- the nusG gene encoding transcription termination/antitermination protein NusG, with protein MSDQNLNDAVEPDESVSVEDELDIVEGADEDLDEVEAADAEAGEPAEEAAVHVEDEAAEAEDEAVAEETEEEPAEPVDPVVALREELRTLPGEWYVIHTYAGYENRVKTNLEQRAVSLNVEDYIFQAEVPQEEVVQIKNGDRKTIRQNKLPGYVLVRMDLTNESWGVVRNTPGVTGFVGNAYDPYPLTLDEIVKMLAPEAEEKAAREAAEAEGKPAPARKVEVQVLDFEVGDSVTVTDGPFATLQATINEINPDSKKVKGLVEIFGRETPVELSFDQIQKN; from the coding sequence GTGTCTGACCAGAACCTGAACGACGCCGTCGAGCCGGACGAGAGCGTGTCCGTGGAAGATGAGCTCGACATCGTCGAGGGCGCGGACGAGGACCTGGACGAGGTCGAGGCTGCCGACGCCGAGGCGGGCGAGCCCGCGGAGGAAGCGGCCGTGCACGTCGAGGACGAGGCCGCCGAAGCCGAGGACGAGGCCGTCGCCGAGGAGACCGAGGAAGAGCCGGCCGAGCCGGTCGACCCCGTCGTCGCCCTGCGCGAGGAGCTGCGCACGCTGCCCGGCGAGTGGTACGTCATCCACACCTACGCCGGTTACGAGAACCGCGTGAAGACCAACCTGGAGCAGCGCGCCGTCTCGCTCAACGTCGAGGACTACATCTTCCAGGCCGAGGTGCCGCAGGAAGAGGTCGTCCAGATCAAGAACGGCGACCGCAAGACCATCCGCCAGAACAAGCTCCCCGGCTATGTCCTGGTGCGCATGGACCTGACCAACGAGTCCTGGGGCGTCGTCCGCAACACCCCCGGCGTCACCGGCTTCGTGGGCAACGCCTACGACCCGTACCCGCTGACCCTGGACGAGATCGTCAAGATGCTCGCCCCGGAGGCCGAGGAGAAGGCCGCTCGCGAGGCCGCCGAGGCCGAGGGCAAGCCGGCTCCGGCCCGCAAGGTCGAGGTCCAGGTGCTGGACTTCGAGGTCGGCGACTCGGTCACCGTCACCGACGGTCCGTTCGCCACGCTCCAGGCGACGATCAACGAGATCAACCCCGACTCCAAGAAGGTCAAGGGTCTGGTGGAGATCTTCGGTCGCGAGACCCCGGTCGAGCTGAGCTTCGACCAGATCCAGAAGAACTGA